One window of the Arthrobacter sp. D5-1 genome contains the following:
- a CDS encoding GDSL-type esterase/lipase family protein has translation MGQQVGVGEVGFNKTAVGPARGWFLGAVAMGLLLPGALGAALPAQAAPALSTSVQASVPLAVPAETSTPPLTGAIGNLYNTSAWARSVLLRPTSTEECSGSGSTSGCVQRFAGGDIAWSARTGARVVVNGPVRTSWWAAGGPSGFHGYPKTDTTTGLRNGGSKQTYERGAITYSPGTGAQRTSGSIHLAWGRAGFETGYLGYPVTGESTGLRDGGAWQAFERGFVVWSPATGAHPSMGAIRERWRKAGMEEGELGYPATDEALGLKNGGSSQQYQRGTIIWSPATGARALTGAIRSYWSSTGGQNGALGYPVGEEVRQNTFVYQLFQGGTVYWSAATGAHSTTHGDVHNRYNSLGGAAGQLGLPLTDKLPRAGGLVQQFVNGWLVWGPSTGARIVGHPTYKVWSANPGEFGWPVRDTWMDGRGTHVAFQKLETIWSDATEELYSAEAVDASTVVFLGDSQLDLDSWGEQGARGAGYPRQVVRSIGGLGYVSGSPAVGGGSATDALAQDRILLPQGSPGLVVVTLGGNDARIGATDAAILSQANRLWDELRRKYPRSTILVNGVLSRYDSNHVQRRWVDGLVTREAALRGWPRISMAGTATIAGAAGDYLDDTHMNQTGHNKVAPLYASALKHVLGK, from the coding sequence ATGGGGCAGCAGGTGGGGGTTGGCGAAGTGGGCTTTAACAAGACGGCCGTGGGGCCGGCGCGGGGTTGGTTTCTTGGCGCGGTAGCCATGGGGCTGCTGCTTCCTGGTGCGCTGGGTGCGGCACTTCCCGCGCAAGCCGCTCCCGCCCTCAGCACTTCCGTCCAAGCCTCAGTCCCGCTGGCTGTTCCGGCGGAGACCTCGACGCCGCCCCTTACTGGTGCGATCGGCAACCTGTACAACACCAGCGCGTGGGCACGAAGCGTGCTGCTCCGCCCCACCAGTACCGAGGAATGTTCCGGCAGCGGGAGCACCAGCGGTTGTGTGCAACGGTTTGCCGGCGGTGACATCGCCTGGTCCGCGCGTACCGGGGCGCGCGTGGTGGTCAACGGACCGGTCCGTACATCGTGGTGGGCTGCGGGCGGCCCTTCCGGATTTCACGGCTATCCAAAGACAGACACCACCACTGGGCTGCGCAACGGAGGGTCCAAGCAGACCTATGAACGTGGCGCCATCACGTACTCGCCGGGAACGGGTGCGCAGCGGACCAGCGGATCCATCCATCTGGCCTGGGGACGTGCCGGCTTTGAAACCGGTTACCTGGGCTATCCGGTTACCGGGGAAAGTACGGGACTGCGCGACGGCGGCGCCTGGCAGGCTTTCGAACGAGGCTTTGTGGTGTGGTCGCCGGCCACCGGGGCACACCCGTCCATGGGGGCCATCCGTGAACGATGGCGGAAAGCCGGCATGGAAGAAGGCGAGCTGGGGTACCCCGCCACGGATGAAGCCCTGGGCCTGAAGAATGGCGGCTCCTCCCAGCAGTACCAGCGCGGAACAATCATCTGGTCACCAGCCACCGGTGCCCGCGCATTGACCGGTGCCATCCGGAGCTACTGGTCCTCCACGGGAGGCCAAAATGGCGCCCTCGGATATCCGGTCGGTGAGGAAGTCCGGCAAAACACCTTTGTCTACCAACTCTTCCAGGGCGGCACGGTCTACTGGTCCGCGGCGACGGGGGCGCATTCCACCACCCACGGCGATGTCCACAACCGATACAACTCGCTGGGCGGAGCGGCCGGACAGTTGGGGCTTCCTCTCACGGACAAGCTTCCGCGTGCCGGCGGACTCGTGCAACAGTTCGTCAACGGCTGGCTGGTGTGGGGGCCGTCCACCGGGGCGCGTATCGTTGGACACCCCACCTATAAAGTGTGGTCCGCCAACCCGGGTGAGTTCGGCTGGCCCGTCCGCGACACCTGGATGGACGGACGCGGAACCCATGTGGCCTTCCAGAAGCTGGAAACCATCTGGAGCGACGCCACGGAAGAGCTCTATTCGGCCGAGGCCGTTGACGCATCCACTGTGGTTTTCCTGGGTGACTCCCAACTGGACCTGGATTCCTGGGGCGAGCAGGGTGCCCGCGGCGCAGGGTACCCACGCCAGGTGGTCCGCAGCATTGGCGGGCTCGGCTACGTTTCCGGAAGTCCCGCCGTCGGGGGTGGCTCAGCGACTGATGCGCTGGCGCAGGACCGGATCCTCCTGCCGCAGGGCAGCCCCGGGCTGGTAGTGGTAACTTTGGGCGGCAACGACGCCAGGATCGGCGCCACGGATGCAGCCATCCTGTCCCAAGCCAACCGGCTATGGGACGAGCTCCGGCGCAAGTACCCCCGCAGCACCATACTGGTCAACGGCGTGCTGTCACGGTACGACTCCAACCACGTCCAGCGCCGGTGGGTGGATGGCCTCGTGACCCGCGAAGCTGCACTTCGCGGTTGGCCGCGGATTTCCATGGCCGGTACGGCGACCATTGCGGGAGCGGCCGGCGACTACCTCGACGACACCCACATGAACCAGACCGGCCACAACAAGGTGGCGCCGCTGTATGCGTCCGCGCTGAAGCACGTGTTGGGCAAGTAA